One Mesorhizobium loti genomic window carries:
- a CDS encoding lysophospholipase yields MPFNQQRMVRSPTGADLNLLVKQADSKPRAVVQINHGLAEHAARYARFADFLSTRGFHVYVHDHRGHGATKAPDAPLGRFADRDGSAKVIADVDAIQDLIAGECPDLPVILFGHSMGASVALNYLLSHSPRVRAAAIWNGNFSQGLLGQVALGVLAWERMRLGSDVPSRLLPRLTFQAWGKAVPNHRTLFDWLSRDEAEVAKYIADPLCGWDASVSMWRDVVSMALNGGKDAAFADVRRDLPVAIVGGEKDPASDYGKGITHLANRMRRMGFSNLVSKIYADTRHESLNEVNRDIIMDDFAAWADSVLK; encoded by the coding sequence GTGCCTTTCAATCAGCAACGCATGGTCCGCTCACCGACCGGCGCCGATCTCAATCTCCTGGTCAAGCAGGCTGACAGCAAGCCACGCGCCGTCGTCCAGATCAATCATGGGCTGGCCGAGCACGCCGCGCGCTATGCCCGCTTTGCCGATTTTCTCTCTACGCGCGGCTTCCACGTCTATGTCCATGACCATCGCGGTCATGGCGCGACCAAGGCGCCAGACGCACCGCTCGGGAGATTCGCCGATAGGGATGGCTCGGCCAAGGTGATCGCCGATGTCGATGCCATCCAAGACCTCATCGCCGGCGAATGCCCTGATCTGCCGGTCATCCTTTTCGGCCATTCGATGGGCGCGTCGGTGGCGCTGAACTACCTCCTGAGCCACTCGCCCCGCGTCCGTGCCGCCGCGATCTGGAACGGCAATTTTTCGCAAGGCCTGCTTGGCCAGGTGGCGCTCGGCGTCCTCGCCTGGGAACGGATGCGGCTGGGCTCCGATGTCCCCTCCCGCCTGCTGCCGAGACTCACCTTCCAGGCTTGGGGCAAGGCGGTGCCCAACCACCGCACGCTGTTCGACTGGCTGTCGCGCGACGAGGCAGAGGTTGCGAAATACATCGCCGATCCGCTGTGCGGCTGGGATGCCTCCGTGTCGATGTGGCGCGACGTGGTCTCCATGGCGCTGAACGGCGGCAAGGATGCCGCCTTCGCCGACGTCCGGCGCGACCTTCCCGTCGCCATCGTCGGCGGTGAAAAGGACCCCGCTTCGGACTATGGCAAAGGCATCACCCACCTTGCCAACCGCATGCGCAGGATGGGCTTTTCGAATCTCGTTTCAAAGATTTACGCCGACACTCGCCACGAAAGCCTGAACGAGGTGAACCGCGACATCATCATGGACGATTTCGCCGCCTGGGCCGACAGCGTGCTGAAATAG
- a CDS encoding CAIB/BAIF family protein, with the protein MAEPPLKGVRVVELARILAGPWAGQLLADLGADVIKVESPDGGDDTRKWGPPFVMSHDGENLSAAYYHSCNRGKRSIAIDFSTPEGAETIRRLVATSDVLIENFKLGGLKKYGLDYDSLRKINPRLVYCSITGFGQDGPYAPRAGYDFIIQAMAGMMSITGEVGREPQKAGVAISDIFTGLYSVIAIQAALRHADRTGEGQHIDMALFDTQISALGNQNLNYLVSGKSPVQMGNAHMNIAPYEVVPVRDGHIILAVGNDGQFAKFCAAVGLDELSTNPDFATNPARVANRVKLRERIVEALSTVDRDPLLAKLEAASVPASPINTIGQMFADPQTIARGMRLDLDDGHGNRLPSVRAPMVMSETPLVYERPSPRLGEHTQEILAELERFGK; encoded by the coding sequence ATGGCCGAACCACCCCTGAAAGGCGTCCGCGTCGTCGAACTCGCCCGCATCCTTGCCGGGCCCTGGGCCGGGCAATTGCTTGCCGATCTCGGCGCCGATGTCATCAAGGTCGAAAGCCCAGATGGCGGCGACGACACCCGCAAATGGGGACCGCCCTTCGTCATGAGCCATGACGGCGAGAACCTGTCGGCCGCCTATTACCATTCCTGCAATCGCGGCAAGCGTTCCATCGCCATCGATTTCTCGACGCCGGAGGGGGCGGAAACCATCCGCCGGCTGGTCGCCACGTCGGACGTGCTGATCGAGAACTTCAAGCTCGGCGGATTGAAAAAATACGGGCTCGACTATGACAGCCTGCGCAAGATCAACCCGCGCCTCGTCTATTGCTCGATCACCGGCTTCGGCCAGGACGGACCTTACGCGCCGCGCGCCGGTTACGACTTCATCATCCAGGCCATGGCCGGCATGATGTCGATCACCGGCGAAGTCGGGCGTGAGCCGCAAAAGGCCGGCGTCGCCATCTCCGACATCTTCACCGGCCTCTATTCGGTCATCGCCATCCAGGCCGCGTTGCGGCATGCCGACCGGACCGGCGAAGGCCAGCATATCGACATGGCGCTGTTCGACACCCAGATCTCGGCGCTCGGCAACCAGAACCTCAACTATCTCGTCTCCGGCAAGTCGCCGGTGCAGATGGGCAATGCGCATATGAACATCGCCCCTTACGAAGTGGTGCCGGTCCGCGACGGCCACATCATCCTGGCGGTCGGCAATGACGGTCAGTTCGCCAAATTCTGCGCCGCCGTCGGATTGGATGAGCTGTCGACCAATCCCGACTTCGCCACCAATCCGGCCCGGGTCGCCAACCGGGTGAAGCTGCGCGAACGCATCGTCGAGGCGCTGAGCACGGTCGATCGCGACCCGCTGCTGGCAAAGCTTGAAGCAGCAAGCGTGCCGGCGAGCCCGATCAACACGATCGGCCAGATGTTCGCCGACCCGCAGACCATCGCGCGCGGCATGCGGCTCGACCTCGACGACGGCCATGGCAACCGTCTGCCCTCGGTACGCGCGCCGATGGTGATGTCTGAAACACCGCTGGTCTATGAACGCCCCTCGCCGCGCCTTGGCGAACACACGCAAGAAATCCTTGCCGAACTGGAGAGGTTTGGGAAATGA
- a CDS encoding thiamine pyrophosphate protein, producing MKTGGQLIVEALEANGTDRIFCVPGESYLAVLDALHDSAIRTIVCRQEGGAAMMADCQGRLTGKPGICFVTRGPGATNASAGIHIAMQDSVPLILFIGQVASHAKEREAFQEVDYKRFFGDIAKWVVEIDDAARIPEFVTRAFAVATSGRPGPVVISLPEDMLTSEVEAPAALPHTPVETYPGGAELDALERLLAGAKRPFVILGGTRWNEEAVARMRAISEAWSLPVGCSFRRQMLFDHLHANYAGDVGIGINPKLAAQIKAADVVLLIGGRMGEMPSSDYTLLKSPYPDQALVHVHADAGELGRVYRPTLAINASPAAFVEAFAKRKPAGTPSWAAETAKAHSAYLEWSTPPQTGPGAVQMGPIMTYLEQVLPDDTIFANGAGNYATWVHRFHRFRRFATQAAPTSGSMGYGTPAAVAAKALYPDRTVIAFAGDGCFLMNGQEFATAVQYDLPIIVIVVNNGIYGTIRMHQEREYPGRVVATDLSNPDFASLARAYGGHGETVEKTADFAPAFERARASGKPAIVEIRLDPEAITPTRTMTQIRDRA from the coding sequence ATGAAGACCGGTGGACAACTGATCGTCGAAGCGCTGGAAGCCAACGGCACCGACCGCATCTTCTGCGTGCCGGGCGAATCCTATCTGGCGGTGCTCGACGCGCTGCACGACTCGGCGATCCGCACCATCGTCTGCCGCCAGGAAGGCGGCGCCGCGATGATGGCCGACTGCCAGGGGCGGCTGACCGGCAAGCCCGGCATCTGCTTCGTCACCCGCGGCCCCGGCGCCACCAACGCCTCCGCCGGTATCCACATTGCCATGCAGGATTCGGTGCCGCTCATCCTGTTCATCGGCCAGGTCGCCAGCCACGCCAAGGAACGCGAGGCGTTCCAGGAGGTGGACTATAAGAGGTTCTTCGGCGACATCGCCAAATGGGTGGTCGAGATCGACGACGCCGCGCGCATCCCCGAATTCGTCACCCGCGCCTTCGCGGTGGCGACGTCGGGCCGGCCTGGGCCGGTCGTCATCTCGCTGCCTGAAGACATGCTGACCAGCGAAGTCGAGGCGCCGGCAGCGCTTCCCCACACGCCGGTCGAGACCTATCCCGGCGGGGCCGAACTCGACGCGCTCGAAAGGCTGCTTGCCGGCGCCAAGCGGCCGTTCGTCATCCTCGGCGGCACGCGCTGGAATGAGGAGGCCGTCGCGCGCATGCGCGCAATATCGGAGGCATGGTCGCTCCCCGTCGGCTGCTCCTTCCGCCGCCAGATGCTGTTTGATCATCTTCACGCGAACTACGCCGGCGATGTCGGCATCGGCATCAATCCGAAGCTGGCGGCCCAGATCAAGGCGGCCGACGTCGTGCTGTTGATCGGCGGCCGCATGGGCGAGATGCCCTCCTCGGACTACACGCTGCTGAAAAGCCCCTATCCCGATCAGGCGCTGGTGCATGTCCATGCCGACGCCGGCGAACTCGGCCGCGTCTACCGGCCGACGCTGGCGATCAACGCCTCGCCCGCCGCCTTCGTCGAGGCTTTCGCCAAGCGCAAGCCGGCCGGCACGCCATCCTGGGCAGCCGAGACGGCGAAAGCGCATAGCGCCTACCTCGAATGGTCGACACCGCCGCAGACGGGTCCGGGCGCCGTGCAGATGGGCCCGATCATGACATATCTGGAACAGGTATTGCCGGACGATACCATCTTCGCCAACGGCGCCGGCAACTACGCCACCTGGGTGCACCGCTTCCATCGCTTCCGCCGCTTTGCCACGCAAGCGGCACCAACCTCCGGCTCTATGGGTTATGGCACCCCTGCCGCGGTCGCCGCCAAGGCACTTTATCCGGATCGCACCGTGATCGCCTTCGCCGGCGACGGCTGCTTCCTGATGAACGGCCAGGAGTTCGCCACCGCCGTGCAATACGACCTGCCGATCATCGTGATCGTCGTCAACAACGGCATTTACGGTACCATCCGCATGCACCAGGAGCGCGAATATCCCGGCCGTGTCGTCGCCACCGATCTTAGCAATCCCGACTTCGCGTCGCTGGCGCGCGCCTATGGCGGCCATGGGGAGACGGTCGAGAAGACGGCGGATTTCGCGCCGGCCTTCGAGCGTGCCCGGGCCAGCGGGAAGCCGGCCATCGTCGAAATCAGGCTCGATCCCGAAGCGATCACGCCGACCCGGACGATGACGCAAATCCGCGACAGGGCATGA
- a CDS encoding CHRD domain-containing protein — protein MRTHSFLPVFSALAVSTAFLLASPAMAEVVKYKATLDGSQQSPPVTTKGKGTATLTFDTTKKKLSWDVKYSGLSGPATAAHIHGPAAMGASAAPVIPFKGKLKSPIKGSATLTDAQAADLAAGNYYVNVHTAANKDGEIRGQIEAAK, from the coding sequence ATGCGCACACATTCTTTCCTGCCGGTATTTTCGGCGCTGGCCGTTTCGACCGCTTTCCTGCTCGCATCGCCGGCCATGGCCGAGGTGGTGAAATACAAGGCGACGCTCGATGGCAGCCAGCAGAGTCCGCCCGTCACCACCAAGGGCAAAGGCACCGCCACGCTCACCTTCGACACCACCAAGAAGAAGCTCAGTTGGGACGTCAAATATTCCGGCCTCAGCGGACCGGCGACGGCAGCGCACATTCACGGCCCGGCTGCGATGGGGGCGAGCGCCGCTCCCGTCATCCCCTTCAAGGGCAAGCTTAAGAGCCCGATCAAGGGGTCGGCAACGCTGACGGACGCCCAGGCAGCCGACCTGGCGGCCGGCAACTACTATGTCAACGTCCACACCGCCGCCAACAAGGACGGCGAGATCCGCGGCCAAATCGAGGCAGCGAAATAG